The following are encoded together in the Deinococcus roseus genome:
- a CDS encoding PSP1 domain-containing protein, with translation MFTQAVRFDNGPKLHPMSTETLYPVNSHVIVQSRRGLEVALVRTEHQDTPRRDHGGSILRSATPEDLQAREENQKRAEEVKWYLRAKVRARKLPVKIVSVEFTLDQSLLTMAYSAEERVELSSLIADLRHITPAKVNFFAVGPREQAATLGALGMCGRESCSSTHLQEFAPVSIRMARDQQLPLNPEKLSGPCGRLLCCLQYEHEMYQELLSELPRKNAKMCHTESGACGKVVKLSPLRGTLELLTEDGSMIEGKPEEFSKL, from the coding sequence ACCCGATGTCCACCGAGACGCTGTACCCGGTGAATTCCCATGTGATTGTCCAGTCCAGACGTGGTCTGGAAGTGGCGCTGGTGCGTACAGAACACCAGGACACCCCCCGGCGTGACCATGGGGGCAGCATCCTGCGCTCTGCCACCCCGGAAGACCTGCAGGCCCGTGAAGAAAACCAGAAACGGGCCGAGGAGGTCAAGTGGTACCTGCGCGCCAAGGTGCGTGCCCGCAAATTGCCCGTCAAGATCGTGTCCGTAGAATTCACACTGGACCAGTCCCTGCTGACCATGGCCTACAGCGCAGAAGAAAGGGTGGAACTGTCCAGCCTGATTGCCGACCTCCGGCACATCACCCCTGCCAAGGTGAATTTCTTTGCGGTGGGTCCCAGAGAGCAGGCCGCCACCCTGGGCGCACTGGGCATGTGTGGTCGGGAGTCCTGCTCCAGCACCCACCTGCAGGAGTTTGCTCCGGTAAGCATCCGCATGGCCAGAGACCAGCAACTTCCCCTCAACCCGGAAAAACTTTCCGGTCCCTGTGGGCGTTTGCTGTGCTGCCTGCAATATGAACACGAGATGTACCAGGAACTGCTCTCAGAACTGCCCAGGAAGAACGCCAAGATGTGCCACACCGAATCCGGGGCCTGCGGCAAGGTGGTCAAACTGAGTCCCCTCAGGGGCACCCTGGAACTGCTGACCGAAGACGGCAGCATGATTGAAGGCAAACCCGAGGAGTTCAGCAAGCTGTGA